The following proteins are co-located in the Siansivirga zeaxanthinifaciens CC-SAMT-1 genome:
- a CDS encoding purine-nucleoside phosphorylase produces MIKQIEETTSYLQNKGFENPEIGIILGTGLGQLLNEIEIITEASYNHIPNFPTATVELHKGKLIYGILEGKKVVVMQGRFHVYEGYTLQDVTYPVRIMEKLGIKTLLVSNAAGAINLNFKKGELMLIEDHINLQGSSPLAFKGVELLGERFTDMSAPYNAEINTKFKAIAKANNITLHEGVYASVVGPQLETRAEYRMLKIMGADAVGMSTVPEIIVANHLNLKVAAVSVLTDECDPNNLKPVNIAEIIEMAAKAEPNMITLFKELIKSL; encoded by the coding sequence ATGATTAAACAAATAGAAGAAACTACAAGTTACTTACAAAACAAAGGCTTCGAAAACCCCGAAATTGGCATTATTTTAGGTACCGGACTTGGGCAATTATTAAACGAAATAGAAATTATTACCGAAGCAAGCTACAATCATATTCCCAACTTTCCAACAGCAACCGTCGAGTTACATAAAGGCAAACTCATTTACGGTATTTTAGAAGGCAAAAAGGTGGTTGTTATGCAAGGTCGTTTTCACGTTTACGAAGGCTACACACTGCAAGATGTTACCTATCCGGTGCGTATTATGGAGAAACTGGGTATTAAAACACTTTTAGTTTCTAATGCCGCAGGCGCTATTAATTTAAATTTCAAAAAAGGCGAACTCATGCTTATCGAAGACCACATAAACCTTCAAGGCAGTTCACCCTTAGCATTTAAAGGTGTAGAATTACTTGGTGAACGTTTTACAGATATGAGTGCTCCTTACAATGCAGAAATCAATACAAAATTTAAAGCCATAGCAAAAGCAAACAACATCACATTACACGAAGGCGTTTACGCCAGTGTTGTTGGTCCGCAATTAGAAACCCGTGCCGAATATCGCATGCTAAAAATTATGGGAGCCGATGCCGTTGGCATGAGTACCGTTCCAGAAATTATTGTCGCAAATCATTTAAATTTAAAAGTGGCTGCTGTGTCAGTTTTAACCGATGAATGCGACCCAAATAATCTAAAGCCTGTAAACATTGCCGAGATTATCGAAATGGCAGCCAAAGCAGAGCCAAACATGATAACCTTGTTTAAAGAACTAATAAAATCGCTATAA
- the arsM gene encoding arsenosugar biosynthesis arsenite methyltransferase ArsM gives MSYLETTHNVYKEAALTPDVGLCCTTNPIWELPGLKIPKIMQEMNYGCGSTVHARDLTNNPKILYVGVGGGMELLQFAYFSRQKDGVIGIDVVDEMLEASRKNFIEAEAQNDWFKSDFVALKKGDAMHLPVDDNSIDVAAQNCLFNIFKADDLKQAIAEMYRVLKPHGKLVMSDPTCEQPMNETLRNDERLRALCLSGSLPIAEYVKALTDAGFGTIEIRARKPYRILDPKNYPTDELIYIESIEVAAIKDPMPADGPCIFTGKAAIYYGDQDYFDDKLGHVLLKNQPLAICDKTAGALAALNRNDIFISESTYHYDGGGCC, from the coding sequence ATGAGTTATCTAGAAACTACACACAACGTATACAAAGAAGCAGCATTAACTCCCGATGTGGGTTTATGCTGTACCACCAACCCCATTTGGGAATTACCAGGATTAAAAATTCCAAAAATAATGCAAGAAATGAATTACGGGTGCGGTAGTACGGTGCATGCACGCGATTTAACCAATAATCCTAAAATTTTATATGTTGGTGTTGGTGGCGGTATGGAATTATTACAATTCGCTTATTTTTCACGACAAAAAGATGGGGTTATTGGTATAGATGTTGTCGATGAAATGCTTGAGGCATCTAGAAAAAACTTCATCGAAGCCGAAGCTCAAAACGATTGGTTTAAAAGTGATTTTGTTGCTCTTAAAAAAGGAGATGCTATGCATCTTCCTGTGGACGATAACAGTATTGATGTGGCCGCTCAAAACTGCTTGTTTAACATTTTTAAGGCAGACGATTTAAAACAAGCCATTGCCGAAATGTATCGAGTACTTAAACCTCATGGTAAACTGGTAATGAGCGATCCCACTTGCGAGCAACCCATGAATGAAACACTTCGCAACGACGAACGCTTACGTGCTTTGTGCCTGAGTGGTAGTTTACCCATTGCAGAATATGTAAAAGCACTTACCGATGCAGGATTTGGCACTATAGAAATTCGCGCTAGAAAACCCTACAGAATTCTCGACCCAAAAAACTATCCAACAGACGAACTAATCTATATTGAGTCTATTGAAGTAGCAGCCATAAAAGACCCCATGCCAGCAGATGGACCATGTATTTTTACCGGAAAAGCCGCGATTTATTATGGCGACCAAGATTATTTTGACGATAAACTTGGGCATGTTTTATTAAAAAACCAGCCATTAGCCATTTGCGATAAAACCGCTGGAGCTTTGGCAGCGCTTAACAGAAATGATATATTTATTAGTGAATCTACTTATCATTATGATGGCGGAGGCTGTTGTTAA
- a CDS encoding sterol desaturase family protein → MDKYLDIIKNSYSGYWNYLKHELISVNHWDNYFYGLIIISLVVWGLEILFPWRKNQSVFRKDFWLDTFYMFFNFFILNLIVLIALSNTAAVFFNDILNTIGLSLSNLQLFNANDLPKWLGLFILFIVNDFFQWNTHRLLHRVPFLWNFHKVHHSVKEMGFAAHLRYHWMEPVVYNSLRYIPLALIANYSAQDIAIVHFFNITIGHLNHANLGWNYGFLKYILNNPKMHIWHHAKQLPKHLKYGMNYGLTLSIWDYIFKTNYIPYSGRDIELGFEGDEAFPKDFINQELYPLTKK, encoded by the coding sequence ATGGATAAATATTTAGACATTATAAAAAATTCTTATAGTGGTTATTGGAATTACTTAAAACACGAGTTAATTTCGGTGAACCACTGGGATAATTATTTTTATGGTTTAATTATTATTTCGCTCGTGGTTTGGGGTTTAGAAATTCTTTTTCCATGGCGAAAAAACCAATCGGTTTTCAGGAAAGATTTCTGGCTAGATACTTTTTACATGTTTTTTAATTTCTTCATACTTAACTTAATTGTTTTAATAGCGCTATCAAACACTGCTGCTGTATTTTTTAACGACATCTTAAATACTATAGGCTTATCACTTTCCAATCTTCAATTATTTAATGCCAACGATTTACCAAAATGGTTAGGTCTGTTTATTTTATTTATTGTTAACGATTTTTTTCAATGGAATACCCACCGATTATTGCATCGTGTGCCATTTCTTTGGAATTTCCATAAAGTACACCACAGCGTTAAAGAAATGGGATTTGCAGCTCATTTACGCTACCATTGGATGGAGCCTGTTGTTTACAACTCGTTGCGCTATATACCGTTAGCCTTAATTGCTAATTATAGCGCACAGGATATTGCCATTGTTCACTTTTTCAACATTACCATTGGACATTTAAATCATGCTAATCTAGGATGGAATTATGGCTTTTTAAAATACATTTTAAACAATCCTAAAATGCATATCTGGCACCATGCCAAACAATTACCTAAGCATTTAAAGTATGGTATGAATTATGGTTTAACACTAAGCATTTGGGATTACATATTTAAAACCAATTACATTCCATACAGTGGTCGCGATATTGAATTGGGATTTGAAGGTGACGAAGCATTCCCGAAAGACTTTATTAATCAAGAACTTTATCCATTAACTAAGAAATGA
- a CDS encoding DUF547 domain-containing protein: MNNEKEEKIIIDDTTEFNQVLTKPFISIHVLWDDLLQKHVSEDGIVNYKSFKTEHKKLLDYIHDLNLSYNNDHLKSLNKEEKLSYWINAYNALTIDLILQNYPLNSIKDINNPWEQRLWKFGEKWFNLNDIEHEILRKMNEPRIHFAIVCASVSCPKLQNEAFEASKLETQLTEATKAFLTDSSRNNIQENNVQISKIFQWFSKDFKQDGSIIDFLNKYSDIKIASKAKINYKDYNWNLNE; this comes from the coding sequence ATGAATAATGAAAAAGAAGAAAAAATCATAATAGATGATACTACAGAGTTTAATCAAGTACTAACAAAACCCTTTATTTCAATCCATGTACTTTGGGATGACTTATTACAAAAACATGTGTCTGAAGATGGTATTGTAAATTATAAATCATTTAAGACAGAACATAAAAAGCTACTCGATTACATACATGATTTAAATTTAAGCTACAACAACGATCATTTAAAATCGCTTAATAAAGAAGAGAAACTATCTTATTGGATTAATGCATATAATGCATTAACCATCGATTTAATTTTACAAAATTACCCTTTAAATAGTATTAAAGACATAAATAATCCTTGGGAACAACGTTTATGGAAATTTGGAGAAAAATGGTTTAACTTAAATGATATAGAACATGAGATTCTAAGAAAAATGAATGAACCTCGTATACACTTTGCCATTGTTTGCGCATCGGTATCTTGTCCAAAATTACAAAATGAAGCGTTTGAAGCATCGAAATTAGAAACACAACTTACAGAAGCTACCAAAGCATTTTTAACTGATTCTAGTAGAAATAATATTCAAGAAAACAATGTGCAAATTTCTAAAATCTTTCAATGGTTTTCAAAAGATTTTAAGCAAGATGGTTCTATAATAGATTTTCTAAATAAATATTCTGATATCAAAATAGCTTCTAAAGCTAAAATAAATTATAAAGATTACAATTGGAATTTGAATGAATAA
- a CDS encoding TIGR04283 family arsenosugar biosynthesis glycosyltransferase yields the protein MNKISIIIPILNEAEGIETLLNYIICNTSMHIQSEIIVVDGGSTDGSQNIVKQYKEVALIGSEKGRAKQMNVGAKHATGNILYFLHADSFPPKNFDKLIIKNIKTGNVAGCFRMEFNSTHWWLKFCGWFTQFNWRICRGGDQSLFITKKLFNSVGGYNEHYIICEDSVLINELYKRKCFTVINSKLKTSARLYEKIGVWKLQYHFLVIHFKKWLGENPISLHSYYKKHIC from the coding sequence ATGAATAAAATTTCAATCATCATACCTATTCTCAATGAAGCTGAAGGCATTGAAACGCTATTAAATTATATTATTTGTAATACATCAATGCATATTCAATCGGAAATTATTGTTGTTGATGGTGGCAGTACCGATGGCTCTCAAAATATAGTTAAACAGTACAAAGAGGTCGCACTTATCGGTTCAGAAAAAGGGCGTGCTAAACAAATGAATGTTGGCGCGAAACATGCTACAGGAAATATTCTTTATTTTCTGCACGCCGATTCGTTTCCTCCCAAAAATTTTGATAAACTTATTATTAAAAACATAAAAACTGGAAATGTAGCGGGTTGTTTTAGAATGGAATTTAACAGCACGCATTGGTGGCTAAAATTCTGTGGTTGGTTTACACAATTTAACTGGCGTATTTGTAGAGGCGGCGACCAAAGTTTATTTATTACCAAAAAACTATTTAACTCTGTTGGTGGTTACAACGAACATTATATTATTTGTGAAGATTCTGTTTTAATAAACGAATTATATAAAAGAAAGTGTTTTACAGTTATTAATTCTAAACTTAAAACTTCGGCTAGATTGTATGAAAAAATTGGTGTTTGGAAGTTGCAATATCATTTTCTGGTTATTCACTTTAAAAAATGGTTAGGAGAAAATCCTATAAGCTTACATTCCTATTATAAAAAACATATTTGCTAG
- a CDS encoding metallophosphoesterase family protein, translating to MSTYAIGDIHGGLKALVQVLNKLEVKDDDTLIFMGDYVDGWSEAAQVIEFLIELSETINCIFIKGNHDVWCENWLKTGQVNQTWYMHGGKETMDSYMRFSKEQRATHLEFFENLQLTYLDDKNRLFLHAGFTSPHGIEKEVYKETFYFDRTLWEMALALDKSIENDSVLYPNRLKHYNEIYIGHTPTINFNSFEPMNAANVWNVDTGATFFGRLTGMNIDTKAFVQSDIVKDLYPNEKGRNKS from the coding sequence ATGAGTACCTATGCAATTGGTGATATTCACGGAGGATTAAAAGCTTTAGTTCAAGTTTTAAATAAGTTAGAAGTTAAAGATGACGATACTCTTATTTTTATGGGCGATTATGTCGATGGATGGAGCGAAGCGGCACAAGTAATTGAGTTTTTAATAGAACTTTCTGAAACTATTAATTGTATTTTTATAAAGGGAAATCATGATGTTTGGTGTGAAAACTGGTTGAAAACCGGCCAGGTAAACCAAACGTGGTACATGCATGGTGGTAAAGAAACCATGGACAGTTATATGCGTTTTTCAAAAGAACAACGCGCGACCCATTTAGAGTTTTTTGAGAATTTACAACTAACTTATTTAGACGATAAAAACAGGTTGTTTCTTCACGCAGGATTTACCTCGCCTCATGGTATTGAAAAAGAGGTTTATAAAGAAACTTTTTATTTCGACAGAACGCTTTGGGAAATGGCTTTAGCCCTAGATAAAAGCATTGAAAACGACTCTGTTTTGTACCCAAACCGATTGAAACATTACAACGAAATTTATATTGGTCATACACCTACCATAAACTTTAATTCTTTCGAGCCTATGAATGCAGCCAATGTATGGAATGTAGACACGGGCGCTACTTTTTTTGGAAGATTAACAGGAATGAATATCGATACGAAAGCCTTTGTTCAGAGCGATATTGTTAAAGATTTATATCCAAACGAAAAGGGACGAAATAAAAGCTAG
- a CDS encoding BamA/TamA family outer membrane protein, with product MPKKIIAILFFTFCLLAFGQSKKIVYDLKIQGNKKVKTSFIKMISDIKAGTVLDSTLLENDIIRLKRLPSVSHAYYQVFHSEGDKYNVFYNIEENFTLIPSANIFTTNDDEFAYRLGLSEFNFLGRSIILGGFYQKDIYDSYAINLRAPFLFSKSLGLAINYQDLTTLEPVFFDNSSSNYKYNNTSYEVLGLYQFDFNNRLELGLNYFVEDYQYKSGATNPNVPLELNVHKWLAKGIYEFNNLDYNYQYISGFRSLFNFQYVTSTDVILPDFFIGWNDFFYFKRIGRKGNWANRLRLGLSSNDETPFAPFSVDNNLNIRGVGNIIDRGTGVVVLNTEYRHTLIDKNWFVLQGNVFVDSGSWRNPGGDFGDFGKSQNVRIYPGLGIRFIHKKIYNAIFRLDYGYGITPNATQGFVFGIGQYF from the coding sequence ATGCCAAAAAAAATTATTGCTATTCTCTTTTTTACTTTTTGTCTTTTGGCTTTTGGGCAGAGTAAAAAAATAGTTTATGACCTAAAAATACAAGGTAATAAAAAAGTTAAAACAAGTTTTATAAAAATGATATCCGACATTAAAGCGGGTACTGTTTTAGATTCAACGTTGCTAGAAAATGATATAATTCGTTTAAAACGCTTACCATCTGTATCTCATGCATATTATCAAGTATTTCATTCAGAGGGAGATAAGTACAACGTGTTTTATAATATTGAAGAAAATTTTACTTTAATTCCTTCGGCAAATATTTTTACCACAAATGATGATGAGTTCGCCTACCGTTTAGGACTAAGCGAATTTAATTTTTTAGGGAGAAGCATCATCTTGGGAGGTTTTTATCAAAAAGATATTTACGATAGTTATGCCATAAACTTAAGAGCTCCTTTTTTGTTTTCTAAATCGCTTGGATTAGCTATAAATTATCAAGATTTAACGACTCTTGAGCCTGTTTTTTTTGATAACTCTTCATCAAATTATAAGTACAACAACACATCTTATGAAGTTCTCGGGCTTTATCAATTTGACTTTAATAACAGGTTAGAATTGGGTCTGAATTATTTTGTTGAAGATTATCAATATAAGTCTGGAGCCACAAACCCTAATGTACCTCTAGAATTAAATGTGCATAAATGGTTAGCAAAAGGTATTTATGAGTTTAATAATTTAGATTACAATTATCAATATATTTCTGGTTTTAGGAGTTTATTTAATTTCCAATATGTAACATCAACCGATGTGATATTGCCAGATTTTTTTATAGGATGGAACGATTTTTTTTATTTTAAGCGTATAGGTAGAAAGGGTAATTGGGCCAACAGGTTGCGCTTAGGACTATCAAGTAATGATGAAACACCCTTTGCGCCATTTTCTGTAGATAATAATTTAAACATTCGTGGCGTTGGAAATATTATCGACAGGGGGACTGGTGTTGTTGTACTTAATACTGAATATCGACACACATTAATCGATAAAAACTGGTTTGTATTACAAGGCAACGTTTTTGTAGATTCGGGTTCATGGAGAAATCCTGGAGGTGATTTTGGAGATTTTGGAAAATCTCAAAATGTTAGAATATATCCGGGCTTAGGTATCCGATTTATCCACAAAAAAATATATAATGCCATTTTTAGATTAGATTATGGCTATGGTATCACACCAAACGCCACCCAAGGCTTTGTTTTTGGAATTGGACAATATTTTTAA
- a CDS encoding POTRA domain-containing protein, with protein sequence MKYIKVIAFLLFITLSNAQENRVTQVIINGNKRTKTPFLKKLAFVKSGSILDTTRIASDVRRLKLLPSVANVEYSLENKEDGYHLTYTIVENFAIIPGFNIATDNNNELAYRFSVFDFNFLGRNQLIGGYYSRDVFNSYGAFWEAPNLFSRKFGIGANYQNIVSQEPVFFDNNQDVNYKFSTKAFQISLMYEPNFNNRFELGLNISNEDYKFLEGNLPQGTPSELGANKVAIVGEYEYNNINIFYQYLEGFRSLFTYRFVTGSTGQNDLLTNFFIGRNDFEYFKRIGAKGNWANRLRLAYASNDDTPFAPFAVDNQLNLRGVGNTIDRGTASIVLNTEYRHTLYEKGWFVLQSNAFLDAGTWRNPSGNLNELIDGSTLRVYPGLGIRFIHKRIFNAVFRIDYGIGIGDKATNGIVFGIGQYF encoded by the coding sequence ATGAAATATATAAAAGTAATCGCATTCTTATTGTTTATAACTTTATCAAATGCACAGGAAAATAGAGTTACTCAAGTTATAATTAATGGCAATAAAAGAACTAAAACTCCTTTTTTAAAAAAATTAGCGTTTGTAAAATCAGGAAGCATCTTAGATACTACAAGAATAGCATCTGATGTTAGACGATTAAAACTATTGCCATCGGTAGCAAATGTTGAATATAGTTTGGAAAATAAAGAAGATGGCTATCATTTAACCTATACAATTGTAGAAAATTTTGCTATTATTCCTGGGTTTAACATTGCTACCGATAATAATAATGAGTTGGCTTATAGATTTTCAGTTTTCGATTTTAATTTTCTAGGAAGAAACCAATTAATAGGCGGATATTATAGTAGGGATGTCTTCAATTCTTATGGAGCTTTTTGGGAAGCACCTAACTTGTTTTCTCGCAAGTTTGGTATTGGTGCAAACTATCAAAATATAGTATCGCAAGAGCCGGTTTTTTTTGATAATAACCAAGATGTAAACTATAAGTTTAGTACAAAAGCTTTTCAGATTAGTTTGATGTACGAACCAAATTTCAATAATCGTTTTGAGTTGGGTTTAAATATTTCTAATGAAGATTATAAGTTTTTAGAAGGCAATTTACCTCAAGGAACGCCATCTGAATTAGGTGCAAATAAAGTGGCTATAGTTGGTGAATATGAATACAATAATATCAATATTTTTTATCAATATCTTGAAGGCTTTAGAAGTCTTTTTACCTACAGATTTGTTACAGGATCTACTGGTCAGAACGATTTGTTAACTAATTTTTTTATAGGCAGAAACGACTTTGAATATTTTAAGCGAATAGGTGCAAAAGGTAACTGGGCCAATAGATTAAGATTAGCTTACGCTTCCAACGACGATACACCATTTGCTCCTTTTGCGGTAGATAATCAATTAAACCTTAGAGGCGTTGGTAATACCATAGATCGGGGAACAGCTTCTATTGTTTTAAATACAGAGTATAGGCATACCTTGTACGAAAAAGGTTGGTTTGTACTACAGAGTAATGCCTTTTTAGACGCTGGTACATGGCGAAACCCTAGTGGAAATTTAAATGAGCTTATAGATGGTAGTACCTTGCGTGTTTACCCGGGTTTGGGTATTAGGTTTATACATAAACGCATATTTAATGCAGTTTTTAGAATAGATTATGGTATTGGAATAGGCGATAAAGCTACAAATGGAATTGTTTTTGGTATAGGACAATATTTTTAA
- a CDS encoding glycoside hydrolase family 113, whose protein sequence is MKRIKFLIIISIILVSSCKAQLKKINGVSFVASREQINEKHVKPLIDIHANYAAVMPFGFIRNLEHPDIVFNTDRQWFGETREGAKQYIETLKKKHIKIMLKPQIWVWHGEFTGNIKMQSEANWKILEDSYTRFILEFAALAGQTNADIFCIGTELETFVNNRPEYWFDLINKIKLVYHGKLTYAANWNEFNSTPFWNELDYVGIDAYFPVSTSKTPTLEECLKGWKSHKNDIIQTYKTYNKPILFTEYGYRSVDYSGKQPWESNRDMDQVNLEAQNNTTQALFETFWDEDWFAGGFVWKWFINHDEVGGEQNFMFTPQNKPAEAIIKTYYETHK, encoded by the coding sequence ATGAAAAGAATCAAATTCCTAATAATTATCTCAATCATTCTTGTAAGCTCTTGTAAAGCCCAGTTAAAAAAAATAAATGGTGTTAGCTTCGTGGCATCCAGGGAGCAAATAAATGAAAAACACGTTAAACCATTGATCGACATCCATGCAAATTATGCAGCTGTAATGCCCTTTGGTTTTATTAGAAATTTAGAGCATCCAGATATTGTTTTTAATACAGACAGACAATGGTTTGGTGAAACTCGAGAAGGTGCGAAACAATACATTGAAACTCTTAAAAAAAAACATATCAAAATTATGCTAAAACCACAAATCTGGGTTTGGCACGGCGAGTTTACAGGGAATATTAAAATGCAAAGTGAAGCCAATTGGAAAATTTTAGAAGATTCTTATACTCGTTTTATTTTGGAATTTGCTGCATTGGCAGGTCAAACCAACGCAGATATTTTTTGCATCGGAACCGAATTAGAAACATTTGTGAACAATAGACCAGAATACTGGTTTGATTTGATAAATAAAATAAAATTGGTTTATCATGGTAAGTTAACCTATGCAGCCAACTGGAACGAGTTTAATAGTACACCGTTTTGGAACGAATTGGATTATGTTGGTATTGATGCTTATTTCCCAGTTAGTACAAGTAAAACACCAACTTTGGAAGAGTGTCTTAAGGGTTGGAAATCGCACAAAAATGATATAATTCAAACTTATAAAACCTATAATAAACCTATTTTATTTACCGAATATGGCTACCGAAGTGTAGACTATTCTGGAAAACAACCTTGGGAAAGTAATCGAGATATGGATCAAGTTAATCTTGAAGCCCAAAACAATACCACCCAAGCTTTGTTTGAAACATTTTGGGATGAAGATTGGTTTGCTGGGGGTTTTGTTTGGAAATGGTTTATTAATCATGACGAAGTTGGTGGTGAACAAAATTTCATGTTTACACCACAAAACAAACCAGCCGAGGCTATAATAAAAACATACTATGAAACTCATAAATAA
- a CDS encoding DUF547 domain-containing protein encodes MKKIKITIVLLFITIAIQAQDINMFFSKADAFFNSHVSNGKVAYDKIIDKPEALNEALKLAKTISVDKSDTKNYQAFWINAYNLSVIKGLIDLYPIKSPLDKPGFFDKITHNLAGVNITLNDIEHKLLRAQFNDARFHFVLVCGAVGCPPLINKAYLPNTLEAQLEGQTKKAINGDFIKVNDKKNRVEVSQIMEWYKEDFTMKGKDEIDFINKYRTEKLEGKWKVSYFPYNWTINKQ; translated from the coding sequence ATGAAAAAAATTAAAATTACCATAGTATTGTTGTTTATAACTATAGCCATTCAGGCACAAGATATAAATATGTTTTTTAGTAAAGCCGATGCTTTTTTTAACTCACATGTATCTAACGGTAAAGTGGCTTACGATAAAATCATTGATAAACCTGAAGCACTTAATGAGGCTTTAAAATTAGCCAAAACTATTTCAGTAGATAAAAGCGATACGAAAAACTACCAAGCATTCTGGATTAATGCCTATAACCTATCTGTAATTAAAGGGTTGATAGATTTATATCCCATAAAATCACCTTTAGATAAACCAGGTTTTTTCGATAAAATAACCCATAATTTAGCAGGTGTGAATATAACCTTAAATGATATTGAACATAAATTGTTGAGAGCACAATTTAATGACGCCCGTTTTCATTTTGTTTTAGTTTGCGGAGCCGTTGGCTGCCCACCACTTATTAATAAAGCATATTTGCCAAATACCCTAGAGGCACAATTAGAAGGCCAAACAAAAAAGGCTATAAACGGAGATTTTATAAAAGTAAATGATAAGAAAAACCGTGTAGAAGTATCTCAAATAATGGAATGGTATAAAGAAGATTTTACAATGAAAGGCAAAGATGAAATTGACTTCATTAACAAATACAGAACAGAAAAATTGGAAGGTAAATGGAAGGTAAGTTACTTCCCTTACAATTGGACAATTAATAAACAATAA
- a CDS encoding NAD(P)/FAD-dependent oxidoreductase: MEEHIVIIGNGISGVTAARHIRKLSDKKITIISAETDYFFSRTALMYIYMGHMKFEHTQPYENWFWEKNRINLKKGYVKQIETKSKTLLFANNETLTYDKLIIATGSKPNKFGWPGQDLDGVMGMYHKQDLENLEKYAPNNKVCKRAVIVGGGLIGIELAEMLNSRKIPVTFLVREDSFWNGVLPKGESEMINRHIKNHHIDLRLSTNLKEIISDENGKVKSVIIEETGEELPCDVVGLTAGVTPNIDFIKNSNIEIGRGVKVNRYLETNIPDIFAIGDCAEQHEGIDQRRPIEAVWYTGRMMGETVAQTICGNRIEYKPGHWFNSAKFLDIEYQTYGWVFAKPRENEAHSHWKHHDDTKCITVCYDKKTKLFLGINTFGIRMRHEVFDTWLTEKRDVDYVMNHLGEANFDPEFYKHHEKDILSFYNNRLQIA; this comes from the coding sequence ATGGAAGAACACATCGTGATTATAGGCAACGGAATTTCTGGCGTCACTGCTGCAAGACATATTAGAAAACTTTCCGACAAAAAAATTACCATCATTTCAGCAGAGACTGATTATTTTTTCTCTCGTACAGCTCTCATGTACATATACATGGGACACATGAAATTTGAGCACACCCAACCTTATGAGAATTGGTTTTGGGAGAAAAACAGAATCAATCTTAAAAAGGGTTATGTTAAACAGATCGAAACAAAATCAAAAACACTTTTATTCGCAAATAACGAGACGCTTACATACGACAAGCTAATTATTGCAACAGGAAGCAAACCCAATAAATTTGGTTGGCCGGGGCAAGATTTAGACGGTGTTATGGGCATGTACCACAAACAAGATTTAGAAAATCTTGAAAAATACGCTCCAAACAATAAAGTATGTAAACGTGCTGTCATTGTTGGTGGTGGTTTAATAGGTATAGAACTCGCAGAAATGCTAAATTCCAGAAAAATTCCTGTTACTTTTTTAGTTAGAGAAGACAGCTTTTGGAATGGCGTTTTACCAAAAGGTGAAAGCGAAATGATAAACAGACATATTAAAAATCATCACATAGACTTGCGTTTATCGACCAATTTAAAAGAGATTATTTCTGATGAAAACGGCAAAGTAAAATCTGTAATTATAGAAGAAACTGGCGAAGAATTACCTTGCGATGTTGTTGGATTAACCGCAGGAGTAACCCCAAATATCGATTTTATTAAAAATTCGAATATTGAAATTGGAAGAGGCGTAAAAGTAAATCGCTATTTAGAAACTAACATTCCTGATATTTTTGCTATTGGCGATTGTGCCGAACAACACGAAGGCATAGACCAACGCAGACCCATTGAAGCCGTTTGGTACACTGGACGTATGATGGGCGAAACGGTTGCCCAAACCATTTGTGGAAACCGTATTGAATATAAACCAGGGCATTGGTTTAATTCTGCGAAATTTTTAGATATTGAGTATCAAACTTATGGATGGGTATTTGCAAAACCTCGTGAAAACGAAGCTCATTCCCATTGGAAACATCATGACGACACTAAATGCATAACCGTATGCTACGATAAAAAAACAAAATTGTTTTTAGGCATCAATACTTTTGGCATTAGGATGCGCCATGAGGTTTTTGATACATGGTTAACAGAAAAACGAGATGTTGATTATGTTATGAACCATTTAGGCGAGGCAAACTTCGACCCCGAATTTTACAAACACCACGAAAAAGATATTCTTTCATTTTACAATAACAGACTTCAAATAGCATAA